A stretch of Myxococcus hansupus DNA encodes these proteins:
- a CDS encoding ParA family protein: MEAPTYSSKQVAEMLGVSPKQIPEESRKDAYTPDDIWELRTTLDRFPARLGHRRQLFLNFKGGTGKTSLSTSYAWRLAELGYAVLLIDLDSQGHATKCLGYEGEDFEKTLLDVLVRKTPLAKVIQKSSLPNLDFVPSNLTMSTVDLALMPMAGREFKLRNALKDVEAQYDVVVFDAPPSFGLLNLNALMAANDLFVPVLADFLSFHGLKLLFETVQSLEEDLNHVLDHVFIVVNSFNATFKLAKEALEALQTHYPEFLLPTIIRQCTKFAQASSEGRPVFVADPSSKGANDIQAMIDNILPRLVAAAAAAQKKGTQQAG; the protein is encoded by the coding sequence ATGGAAGCGCCGACGTACAGCTCCAAGCAGGTCGCCGAGATGCTCGGCGTGTCCCCGAAGCAGATTCCGGAGGAATCGCGGAAGGACGCCTACACGCCGGACGACATCTGGGAACTGCGCACCACGCTCGACCGGTTCCCGGCGCGCCTGGGCCACCGGCGTCAGCTCTTTCTCAACTTCAAGGGCGGCACCGGCAAGACGTCGCTGTCCACGTCCTACGCGTGGCGCCTCGCGGAGCTGGGCTACGCGGTGCTCCTCATCGACCTCGACAGCCAGGGCCACGCCACCAAGTGCCTGGGCTACGAGGGTGAGGACTTCGAGAAGACCCTCCTGGACGTCCTCGTCCGCAAGACGCCCCTGGCCAAGGTCATCCAGAAGTCCTCGCTGCCCAACCTGGACTTCGTCCCGTCCAACCTGACCATGTCCACGGTGGACCTCGCGCTGATGCCCATGGCCGGCCGCGAGTTCAAGCTGCGCAACGCCCTCAAGGACGTGGAGGCCCAGTACGACGTCGTCGTCTTCGACGCGCCTCCGTCCTTCGGCCTGCTCAACCTCAACGCGCTGATGGCGGCGAACGACCTGTTCGTCCCCGTGCTCGCGGACTTCCTGTCCTTCCACGGCCTCAAGCTGCTGTTCGAAACGGTGCAGAGCCTGGAGGAGGACCTGAACCACGTGCTCGACCACGTCTTCATCGTGGTCAACTCCTTCAACGCCACCTTCAAGCTGGCGAAGGAGGCCCTGGAGGCGCTCCAGACGCACTATCCGGAGTTCCTGCTGCCCACCATCATCCGGCAGTGCACCAAGTTCGCGCAGGCCTCCAGTGAGGGCCGGCCGGTGTTCGTCGCGGACCCGTCGTCCAAGGGTGCCAACGACATCCAGGCCATGATTGACAACATCCTGCCCCGGCTGGTGGCCGCGGCAGCCGCTGCCCAGAAGAAGGGCACCCAGCAGGCCGGCTGA
- a CDS encoding HEAT repeat domain-containing protein, which yields MSDERPDALLKSALEKIVYFEARAQQLHSELASTREEMEHLKREVAETHQRELGLRREVAELEVRVGRLQAEREELNRLNQVMRAERNQMMDKLLDVGRIRATAQERDDEDDDLGLDLASFISQLRSEVILRGENGPVARGLVVPTRGSSVALRETVAPATLMTPAPVSEPPVAPTVDGDGLSPVAREAQRFLQAGRLGVSAAQHAELSSHAGFGGGTDETLFGFSIRELSAQDSAARVRAAERLKALSQSAAAPALASALHAETDPTAQVALLQAFASLCQEEGASVVSPLLASPVPEVRIAALKALLTLAPKDAAPHLAQAMKDSDRSVRRRASLLALGLEGETARRLGEEAIHDADPEARALAALALGAGSGESARTLLLGALGDREVRVRKAAAQSLSRILGQDVSAVVSLDDTHRRREIRRLATLPVKPVRARLEEPRAVTQAVAPVVAVAPEAVHVQAVVEQPAYAVAAVGAGVRQAAIGAPVSAQALNAPGGVVPGAVTAPQARALQAGGIQGAVATSHGHVAQTGGVQGAAPVAQARAPQNGAVQGAVPASHGHVAQAGGVQGAAPMSQARAPQNGAVPASHGHVAQAGGVQGAAPMSQARAPQNGAGAVTQARAAPSNVPHGAGAAAATQGAASPPQVTGGPSSTPARTGSGGTPVPGAVAPANASSARGAPASTPGSAQGGPSVAGPGAPARTAGAPAPAQRPATPGNPPQAQVAAKAPGPTPAPRAPAPAPSARLSPVQAALVAMGAVPGQSTPAPRAPEPARPAPARSSVSPVEALCTQMLTEVRMAVRGRSLVELAVALSAPSELAQEALTLLSARGAVIRRGHKYFAA from the coding sequence GTGAGCGACGAGCGTCCGGACGCGCTGCTCAAGAGCGCACTCGAAAAGATCGTCTACTTCGAGGCGCGTGCCCAACAGCTCCACAGCGAGCTGGCTTCGACACGCGAGGAGATGGAGCACCTCAAGCGCGAGGTGGCGGAGACGCATCAGCGCGAGCTGGGCCTACGCCGTGAGGTGGCGGAGCTGGAAGTCCGCGTGGGCCGCCTCCAGGCGGAGCGCGAGGAGCTCAACCGGCTCAACCAGGTCATGCGCGCCGAGCGGAACCAGATGATGGACAAGCTCCTGGACGTCGGCCGCATCCGTGCGACCGCCCAGGAGCGGGACGACGAGGACGACGACCTGGGGTTGGACCTGGCTTCGTTCATCTCGCAGCTCCGCAGCGAGGTCATCCTGCGCGGTGAGAACGGGCCGGTCGCGCGCGGGCTCGTGGTCCCCACGCGCGGCTCGTCGGTGGCGCTGCGGGAGACGGTCGCCCCGGCGACGCTGATGACGCCCGCGCCGGTGAGCGAGCCGCCCGTGGCGCCGACTGTCGACGGGGACGGCCTGTCGCCGGTGGCGCGCGAGGCGCAGCGGTTCCTCCAGGCGGGCCGGCTGGGCGTGAGCGCGGCGCAGCATGCGGAGCTGTCCTCGCACGCGGGGTTTGGCGGGGGGACCGATGAGACGCTCTTCGGGTTCTCCATCCGCGAGCTGTCGGCGCAGGACTCGGCGGCCCGGGTGCGCGCGGCGGAGCGGCTGAAGGCGTTGTCGCAGTCAGCCGCGGCGCCCGCGCTGGCGTCGGCGCTGCACGCGGAGACGGACCCGACGGCGCAGGTGGCGCTGCTCCAGGCGTTCGCGTCGCTGTGCCAGGAAGAGGGCGCTTCGGTGGTGTCGCCGCTGCTGGCGTCGCCGGTGCCCGAGGTTCGCATCGCGGCGCTCAAGGCGCTGCTGACGCTGGCGCCGAAGGACGCGGCGCCGCATCTGGCGCAGGCGATGAAGGACTCGGACCGTTCGGTGCGGCGCCGGGCGTCGCTGCTGGCGCTGGGGCTGGAAGGCGAGACGGCGCGGCGGCTGGGTGAAGAGGCCATCCACGACGCGGACCCGGAAGCGCGCGCCCTCGCGGCGCTGGCGCTGGGCGCGGGCAGTGGAGAGAGCGCGCGCACGTTGCTGCTGGGGGCGCTGGGTGACCGGGAGGTGCGCGTGCGCAAGGCCGCGGCGCAGAGCCTGTCGCGCATCCTGGGGCAGGATGTCTCCGCCGTGGTGTCCCTGGACGACACGCACCGCCGCCGGGAGATTCGCCGGCTGGCGACGCTGCCCGTGAAGCCCGTGCGAGCGCGGCTGGAGGAGCCCCGAGCGGTGACGCAGGCCGTGGCACCGGTGGTTGCCGTGGCGCCGGAGGCGGTTCACGTCCAGGCGGTGGTGGAACAGCCCGCGTATGCCGTCGCGGCCGTGGGCGCAGGGGTCCGCCAGGCGGCGATTGGTGCGCCGGTGTCCGCGCAGGCGCTGAACGCGCCCGGCGGTGTGGTTCCTGGCGCGGTGACGGCGCCTCAGGCACGTGCGCTTCAGGCCGGTGGAATTCAAGGCGCGGTGGCCACGTCGCACGGGCATGTTGCTCAGACTGGTGGAGTGCAAGGCGCGGCGCCCGTGGCTCAGGCGCGTGCCCCTCAGAACGGCGCTGTGCAAGGCGCTGTGCCCGCATCTCACGGTCACGTCGCTCAGGCTGGTGGGGTGCAAGGCGCGGCGCCTATGTCGCAGGCACGTGCCCCTCAGAACGGCGCTGTGCCCGCATCTCACGGTCACGTCGCTCAGGCTGGTGGGGTGCAAGGCGCGGCGCCTATGTCGCAGGCGCGTGCCCCCCAGAACGGCGCAGGCGCTGTGACGCAGGCTCGGGCTGCTCCGAGCAACGTGCCTCACGGCGCTGGTGCTGCCGCGGCCACGCAGGGCGCTGCCTCCCCGCCGCAGGTTACGGGCGGGCCGTCCTCGACGCCTGCGCGGACCGGCTCCGGCGGGACCCCCGTACCTGGAGCCGTGGCACCCGCCAACGCGAGTTCCGCTCGCGGCGCCCCCGCGTCCACGCCGGGCTCGGCCCAGGGTGGCCCCTCTGTCGCTGGGCCCGGTGCACCGGCGCGCACTGCCGGCGCCCCCGCACCCGCGCAGCGCCCGGCCACCCCGGGGAATCCGCCCCAGGCCCAGGTCGCCGCCAAGGCTCCAGGCCCCACGCCGGCACCTCGAGCCCCGGCGCCCGCGCCTTCTGCTCGACTGTCTCCCGTCCAGGCGGCCCTCGTCGCCATGGGCGCCGTGCCGGGCCAGTCCACCCCCGCGCCCCGCGCCCCCGAGCCCGCCCGTCCGGCACCCGCGCGCTCCAGCGTGTCCCCCGTGGAAGCACTCTGCACCCAGATGCTGACCGAGGTCCGCATGGCCGTGCGTGGCCGCTCGCTCGTCGAGCTGGCAGTCGCGCTCTCGGCCCCCTCGGAGCTCGCCCAGGAGGCGCTCACCCTGTTGTCCGCACGGGGAGCGGTGATTCGAAGGGGGCACAAATACTTCGCCGCTTGA
- a CDS encoding helix-turn-helix transcriptional regulator translates to MRRLVQVLDVELAPARPHASLVDARRLEAADPMAFAALVKYMQPREKAFSTSVLKQALVRPEGVVGAVVGGFYTLLSGAYPSRAFTGPDAALQWLGQPEAEAAALLAELNGLVAEATGQSPLLRELHQVMRAKLPEVNLSDVAREMGMSERTLQRRLKEADTSFQAELNSVQVRMAQTLLRESNMKLTAVAVEVGCASLQHFSSLFRKLVGESPSAWRDRQQQGGGAPASRAASEEEVAAPPAEATAPVSRPPEVPE, encoded by the coding sequence GTGCGCCGGCTCGTCCAGGTGCTGGACGTGGAGCTCGCTCCCGCCAGGCCCCATGCCTCGCTGGTGGACGCGCGCAGGCTGGAGGCCGCCGACCCCATGGCCTTCGCGGCCCTGGTCAAATACATGCAGCCCCGGGAGAAGGCCTTCAGCACGTCGGTGCTGAAACAGGCGCTGGTGCGTCCCGAAGGCGTGGTGGGCGCGGTGGTGGGCGGCTTCTACACGCTGCTGTCCGGGGCCTACCCCAGCCGCGCCTTCACCGGGCCTGACGCGGCGTTGCAGTGGCTGGGGCAACCGGAGGCGGAGGCCGCGGCGCTGCTGGCGGAGCTCAACGGCCTGGTCGCGGAGGCCACCGGGCAGTCGCCGCTGCTGCGCGAGCTGCACCAGGTGATGCGCGCGAAGCTGCCGGAGGTGAACCTGTCGGACGTGGCCCGCGAGATGGGCATGTCCGAGCGGACGTTGCAGCGGCGCCTCAAAGAGGCCGACACGTCCTTCCAGGCGGAGCTGAACTCGGTGCAGGTGCGCATGGCGCAGACGCTGCTCCGCGAGTCGAACATGAAGCTCACCGCGGTGGCGGTGGAGGTGGGCTGCGCGTCGCTCCAGCACTTCAGCAGCCTCTTCCGCAAGCTGGTGGGAGAGTCCCCCAGCGCCTGGCGCGACCGGCAGCAGCAGGGCGGTGGCGCCCCCGCGTCACGCGCCGCCTCCGAGGAAGAGGTGGCCGCCCCGCCCGCGGAGGCCACCGCGCCGGTGAGCCGCCCGCCCGAGGTGCCCGAATAA
- a CDS encoding fatty acid desaturase family protein, producing MTPVRPSPPSADLPQLAVHALWWCWFPAFILSWDALPTEGRWGMCVLGWAIGFWNYAVLHNHMHLAIVRPRLGNWVVSRTLGMACGFPFRGYYIHHLNHHRFDDGPGDWGRRRPGERVFRYCLRSALTPWLWPYETLGHVWRWAKKKNQRLELAVDFLLVDGLLLAMVVWKPALGLAWWAVLLVTQFCIHWLNLAAHFETNSEKKDSLGTTSYSAFYNRWFFNAGYHQAHHLKPQVPWYELPALTEKLAGTARVRPELTTELSPINPLWVARVAKRYSAKPCDRQTESKITSGTPTAVI from the coding sequence ATGACCCCCGTCCGCCCCTCCCCCCCTTCCGCCGACCTGCCGCAGCTCGCGGTGCATGCGCTGTGGTGGTGCTGGTTCCCGGCGTTCATCCTGAGCTGGGACGCGCTGCCCACCGAGGGGCGGTGGGGCATGTGCGTGCTGGGTTGGGCGATTGGCTTCTGGAACTACGCCGTCCTGCACAACCACATGCATCTGGCCATCGTCCGGCCCCGGCTGGGGAACTGGGTGGTGTCCCGGACGCTGGGCATGGCGTGTGGGTTCCCCTTCCGCGGCTATTACATCCACCACCTCAACCACCACCGCTTCGACGACGGACCCGGGGATTGGGGCCGCCGCCGCCCCGGTGAGCGGGTGTTCCGCTACTGCCTGCGCTCGGCGCTGACGCCGTGGCTGTGGCCGTACGAGACGCTGGGCCATGTCTGGCGCTGGGCCAAGAAGAAGAACCAGCGGCTGGAGCTGGCGGTGGACTTCCTGCTGGTGGACGGCCTGCTGCTGGCGATGGTGGTGTGGAAGCCCGCGCTGGGACTGGCCTGGTGGGCGGTTTTGCTGGTGACGCAATTCTGCATCCACTGGCTCAACCTGGCGGCCCACTTCGAAACCAACTCGGAGAAGAAGGACTCCCTGGGGACCACGTCCTACTCGGCCTTCTACAACCGTTGGTTCTTCAACGCGGGCTATCATCAGGCCCACCACCTGAAGCCCCAGGTGCCCTGGTACGAGCTCCCGGCCCTCACGGAGAAGCTCGCCGGCACGGCCAGGGTGCGTCCGGAGCTGACAACCGAGCTTTCTCCCATCAATCCGTTGTGGGTCGCCCGGGTGGCGAAGCGCTATTCTGCCAAGCCGTGCGATCGGCAGACGGAGTCGAAGATTACCTCCGGGACCCCTACGGCCGTTATCTAG
- a CDS encoding helix-turn-helix transcriptional regulator has protein sequence MEQRLATLIGNAVRAARQRLELTQADVAERVGIATEVYGRLERGHMLPSVRTLRKLCLVLNCSSDVLLGMAGAGIEGAPSLAEDPPEYRERPEVRRLLRTVRKLDAPRLRLLGQVAHALET, from the coding sequence ATGGAACAACGACTGGCAACCCTCATTGGAAACGCGGTCCGCGCGGCGCGACAACGGTTGGAGCTGACACAGGCCGACGTGGCCGAGCGCGTTGGCATCGCCACCGAGGTGTATGGCCGCCTGGAGCGTGGTCACATGCTCCCCAGCGTCCGCACGCTGCGCAAGCTCTGCCTGGTGCTCAACTGCTCGTCCGACGTGCTGCTCGGCATGGCCGGCGCGGGCATCGAAGGCGCGCCTTCGCTCGCGGAGGACCCCCCGGAATACCGCGAGCGCCCTGAAGTCCGCCGCCTGCTGCGCACGGTGCGAAAGCTCGACGCACCGCGCCTGCGCCTGCTCGGACAGGTAGCGCACGCGCTCGAGACGTAG